The following are encoded together in the Neofelis nebulosa isolate mNeoNeb1 chromosome 9, mNeoNeb1.pri, whole genome shotgun sequence genome:
- the TTI1 gene encoding TELO2-interacting protein 1 homolog, with translation MAVFDTPEEAFGVLRPVCVQLAKTQTVENVERLQARLRAVSDSALQELQQYVLFPLRFTLKTPAPKRERLVQSVVECLTFVLSSTCVKEQELLRELFSELSACLYSPSSQKPAAVSEELKLAVIRGLSTLMHSAYGDIILAFYEPSILPRLGFAVSLLLDLAEREKSKQIKIAALKCLQVLLFQCDCQDHPRSLDELEQKQLGDLFACFLPGISMALTRVITGDFKQGHGIVASSLKIFYDTVSFVMADEQLERIPQVQPKPAVEHRVAELVVHREAKWVKNTSDKLTLLIKKIIECVSVHPHRKVRLALIELVEALLLKCSQSLVGSAGPLLKALVGLVNDESPEVQAQCSRVLRHFADRKVVVGNRAFADILSENLHSLATSLPRLMNSQDDQGKFSTLSALLGYLKLLGPKVNFVLNSAAHLQRLSKALVQVLELDVTDIKIVEARRWNSDQLSASPETAAAQPWSQMQKRYFRFFTDERLFLLLQQVCRLLGFYGDLYLLVDHFMELYHESVVYRKQAAMILNEVVAGAAGLEVENLHEKHIKTSPDELREIVTSILEEYTSQENWYLITCIESEEAGEELTVKQSGLRAITSGAHTCQVPSFPAFSKPSATICSMNGNIWQICIQLEGIGRFACALGEDFRLLLMSALYPVLEKAGDQTLLVSQAATSAMMDICRACGYDSLQHLINQNSDYLVNGISLNLRHLSLHPHTPKVLEVMLWNSDASLLPLVADVVQDVLATLDQFYDKRATSFVSVLHALLAALAQWFPDTGDLGQLQEQSAGEEGSHWSQRPATPEKGLENTTTAEDIEQFLLSYLREKDVADGNVSDLDNEEEEQSDPPKGDERDTGPDVEPPLPVQVQIAADVMERCIHLLSDKHLKIRLKVLDVLDLCVVVLQSHKNQLLPLAHRAWPPLVHRLTNDDPLAVLRAFKVLQTLGGKCGDFLRSRFCKDVLPKLAGSLVTQAPVSARAGPVYSHTLAFKLQLAVLQGLGPLCERLDLGEGDLNRVADACLIYLSAKQPVKLQEAARRVFLHLMKVDPDSTWFLLNELYCPEQFTPPHPSLHPVQLRETTGQGNPYAANVLRLLQELQ, from the exons ATGGCAGTTTTTGACACTCCTGAGGAGGCCTTTGGTGTTTTACGTCCGGTCTGTGTTCAGCTCGCAAAGACACAGACGGTGGAGAACGTGGAGCGTCTGCAGGCACGGCTGCGAGCCGTGAGTGACTCTGCCCTTCAGGAGCTCCAGCAGTATGTCCTCTTCCCTTTGCGATTCACCCTGAAGACCCCGGCTCCCAAAAGAGAGCGGTTGGTCCAGAGCGTGGTGGAGTGCCTCACGTTTGTCCTCTCTTCAACATGTGTGAAGGAGCAAGAACTTCTCCGGGAGCTCTTTTCGGAACTCTCCGCTTGTCTGTATTCGCCCAGCTCCCAAAAACCCGCAGCTGTGTCCGAGGAGTTGAAATTGGCGGTGATCCGGGGCCTCAGCACATTAATGCACTCGGCTTATGGGGACATCATTCTGGCTTTTTACGAGCCCTCCATTCTGCCTCGTTTAGGATTTGCTGTATCTTTACTGTTGGACCTAGCAGAACGGGAGAAATCAAAGCAGATTAAAATTGCCGCCTTAAAATGTTTACAGGTTTTACTCTTTCAGTGCGATTGTCAAGACCATCCGAGGTCCTTGGATGAGCTTGAGCAAAAGCAGCTGGGGGACTTGTTTGCCTGCTTTTTACCTGGAATCTCAATGGCACTGACCAGGGTCATCACAGGAGACTTCAAACAGGGGCACGGCATTGTCGCGTCTTCTCTAAAGATCTTTTACGACACAGTGAGTTTCGTTATGGCTGATGAACAGCTCGAAAGAATCCCACAGGTTCAACCGAAGCCTGCAGTGGAGCACAGAGTAGCAGAGCTGGTGGTTCACAGGGAGGCCAAGTGGGTAAAAAATACCAGCGACAAATTGACCCTCCTTATTAAAAAGATAATCGAGTGTGTTTCAGTCCACCCACACCGGAAGGTGAGGCTGGCACTGATAGAACTCGTCGAAGCCCTTCTTCTGAAGTGCAGCCAGTCACTGGTCGGATCGGCTGGACCCCTTCTGAAGGCTTTGGTGGGTCTAGTGAATGACGAGAGTCCTGAAGTCCAAGCCCAGTGCAGTAGAGTTCTGAGACATTTTGCGGACCGGAAGGTAGTGGTAGGCAACAGAGCCTTCGCCGACATCCTGTCAGAGAACCTGCACTCCCTTGCCACATCTCTCCCCCGCCTAATGAACTCCCAGGACGATCAGGGCAAATTCTCGACGCTCTCCGCGTTACTCGGTTATCTGAAACTCTTGGGCCCCAAAGTGAACTTCGTCCTCAACTCCGCGGCCCATCTTCAGCGCCTTTCCAAAGCGCTTGTCCAAGTTCTAGAACTAGACGTGACTGACATCAAAATCGTTGAAGCGCGGCGCTGGAATTCTGATCAGCTGAGTGCTTCTCCGGAGACCGCGGCCGCGCAGCCATGGAGTCAGATGCAGAAGAGGTACTTCCGCTTCTTCACCGACGAGAGGCTCTTCCTGCTCTTGCAGCAGGTGTGTCGGCTTCTCGGCTTTTACGGGGACCTCTATTTGCTCGTAGATCACTTTATGGAGCTGTACCACGAATCTGTGGTTTACCGGAAGCAAGCTGCCATGATCCTGAATGAAGTGGTTGCGGGGGCTGCTGGGCTGGAGGTGGAGAATCTTCatgaaaaacatataaaaacaagCCCAGACGAACTGAGAGAGATCGTGACATCTATACTTGAAGAATACACAAGCCAAGAAAACTGGTATTTGATCACTTGTATCGAATCTGAAGAAGCGGGAGAGGAGCTAACAGTGAAGCAGTCAGGCCTCCGGGCCATCACCTCTGGTGCACACACCTGCCAAGTTCCATCTTTTCCAGCCTTCTCAAAGCCAAGTGCCACTATTTGCTCCATGAACGGCAACATCTGGCAAATATGCATCCAGTTGGAAGGGATTGGGCGCTTTGCGTGTGCCCTAGGAGAAGACTTTCGTTTGCTCTTGATGTCAGCCCTCTATCCGGTACTGGAGAAGGCTGGAGACCAAACCCTGCTCGTCAGTCAGGCAGCTACCAGTGCCATGATGGACATTTGCCGTGCTTGTGGCTACGACTCTCTGCAGCACCTGATCAATCAAAATTCGGACTATTTGGTGAATGGAATCTCTTTAAATCTGCGTCATCTGTCTCTGCACCCCCATACCCCAAAGGTCTTGGAAGTCATGCTGTGGAACTCAGATGCTAGCCTGCTCCCTTTGGTGGCAGATGTGGTTCAGGATGTCTTGGCCACTTTGGACCAGTTTTATGATAAGAGAGCTACTTCCTTTGTCAGCGTCCTGCATGCCCTGCTGGCAGCATTAG CCCAGTGGTTCCCAGACACAGGTGATCTTGGGCAACTCCAAGAGCAAagtgcaggggaggagggaagtcaTTGGAGCCAGAGACCGGCAACTCCTGAGAAAGGACTCGAGAATACCACCACAGCGGAAGACATTGAACAATTTTTGCTGAGCTACCTCAGAGAAAAGGATGTGGCGGATGGAAATGTCTCAGATTTGGATAATGAAGAAG AGGAGCAGTCAGACCCTCCCAAAGGGGACGAGCGTGACACCGGTCCTGATGTAGAGCCACCACTGCCAGTGCAGGTCCAAATAGCCGCAGATGTGATGGAACGCTGCATCCATTTGTTGTCAGATAAACATCTGAAAATCCGATTGAAG GTCTTGGATGTGCTGGATTTGTGTGTAGTTGTTCTGCAATCCCACAAGAACCAGCTCCTTCCCTTGGCTCACCGGGCCTGGCCCCCACTCGTGCACCGACTCACAAATGACGACCCCCTGGCAGTGCTCAGAGCCTTCAAG GTCTTGCAGACCCTGGGAGGCAAGTGTGGCGACTTCCTACGGAGCCGTTTCTGCAAAGATGTCCTGCCGAAGCTGGCTGGCTCCTTAGTCACCCAGGCTCCTGTCAGTGCTCGGGCTGGGCCGGTTTATTCCCACACACTGGCCTTCAAGCTGCAGCTGGCCGTGCTGCAGGGCCTGGGCCCCCTCTGCGAGAGACTGGACCTAG GTGAGGGTGACCTGAATAGAGTGGCTGATGCCTGCTTGATTTACCTCAGCGCCAAACAGCCCGTGAAATTACAAGAGGCTGCCAGGAG